The following are encoded together in the Anoplopoma fimbria isolate UVic2021 breed Golden Eagle Sablefish chromosome 13, Afim_UVic_2022, whole genome shotgun sequence genome:
- the anxa3a gene encoding annexin A3a isoform X1 — MASLWDDLDSLVNTPSSFTATTGERGTIKPAANFNAGEDAEALKDAIEGLGTKEKTLIDILTHRSSAQRQLICEAYQGSTSRALVDDLKGDTSGDFEDLLVALATPPAAYDCHEVMRAMQGAGTADSVLIEIFASRSNQQIKALTDVYLEETEKKLSLDMRDEVSGDFSTALLLLAEGTRDENTTVDTEKANADAKTLYEAGEEKWGTDESKFVDILCQRSIPQLRQTLVEYKNISGKTLQQSIEGEMSGELEELLVAIVKCVKSVPAYFAERLYESMKGGGTDESTLNRIMVSRSEIDMLDIRAEFKKLYEYSLHSAIKSDCGGEYKKTLKKLCGGDDE; from the exons ATGGCGTCTTTATGG GATGACTTGGACAGTCTTGTGAATACCCCTTCCTCGTTCACAGCAACA ACTGGGGAGAGAGGAACCATCAAGCCTGCAGCAAACTTCAATGCAGGAGAGGATGCTGAGGCTCTGAAGGATGCCATTGAAGGCCTTg gAACCAAAGAGAAGACTCTGATCGACATTTTGACCCATCGTAGCAGCGCTCAGAGGCAGCTCATCTGTGAAGCCTATCAGGGATCCACCAGCAGA GCGTTGGTGGACGACCTGAAAGGAGACACCAGCGGGGACTTTGAGGATCTGCTGGTGGCGCTCGCCACCCCGCCTGCTGCCTACGACTGCCATGAAGTGATGAGGGCCATGCAA GGAGCCGGGACAGCAGACAGCGTCTTGATTGAAATCTTTGCCTCCAGATCCAACCAACAGATCAAAGCTCTCACCGACGTCTATCTGGAGG AAACCGAGAAGAAGTTGAGCCTTGACATGAGGGATGAAGTTTCCGGAGACTTTTCCACAGCGCTGCTCCTCCTGGCCGAG ggcACAAGGGACGAGAACACCACCGTCGATACGGAGAAAGCAAACGCAGACGCTAAG ACCCTCTACGAAGCTGGGGAGGAGAAGTGGGGAACCGATGAATCTAAATTTGTTGACATCCTCTGCCAGAGAAGTATACCTCAACTGAGACAAA CTCTGGTTGAATACAAGAACATCAGTGGAAAGACTCTGCAGCAGAGCATCGAGGGAGAGATGTCgggggagctggaggagctgctggtggCTATAG TGAAATGTGTGAAGAGCGTCCCGGCCTACTTTGCAGAACGCCTGTATGAGAGCATGAAG ggTGGTGGAACAGACGAGTCCACTCTGAACCGGATCATGGTGAGCCGGTCTGAGATCGACATGCTGGACATCAGAGCCGAGTTCAAGAAGCTCTACGAGTACTCGCTGCACTCCGCCATCAAG tctgaTTGCGGAGGGGAATATAAAAAGACTCTGAAAAAACTTTGTGGAGGAGACGATGAGTAA
- the anxa3a gene encoding annexin A3a isoform X2 → MASLWDDLDSLVNTPSSFTATTGERGTIKPAANFNAGEDAEALKDAIEGLGTKEKTLIDILTHRSSAQRQLICEAYQGSTSRALVDDLKGDTSGDFEDLLVALATPPAAYDCHEVMRAMQGAGTADSVLIEIFASRSNQQIKALTDVYLEETEKKLSLDMRDEVSGDFSTALLLLAEGTRDENTTVDTEKANADAKTLYEAGEEKWGTDESKFVDILCQRSIPQLRQTLVEYKNISGKTLQQSIEGEMSGELEELLVAIVKCVKSVPAYFAERLYESMKGGGTDESTLNRIMVSRSEIDMLDIRAEFKKLYEYSLHSAIKSDMSGVLGDCVEAICGGDDN, encoded by the exons ATGGCGTCTTTATGG GATGACTTGGACAGTCTTGTGAATACCCCTTCCTCGTTCACAGCAACA ACTGGGGAGAGAGGAACCATCAAGCCTGCAGCAAACTTCAATGCAGGAGAGGATGCTGAGGCTCTGAAGGATGCCATTGAAGGCCTTg gAACCAAAGAGAAGACTCTGATCGACATTTTGACCCATCGTAGCAGCGCTCAGAGGCAGCTCATCTGTGAAGCCTATCAGGGATCCACCAGCAGA GCGTTGGTGGACGACCTGAAAGGAGACACCAGCGGGGACTTTGAGGATCTGCTGGTGGCGCTCGCCACCCCGCCTGCTGCCTACGACTGCCATGAAGTGATGAGGGCCATGCAA GGAGCCGGGACAGCAGACAGCGTCTTGATTGAAATCTTTGCCTCCAGATCCAACCAACAGATCAAAGCTCTCACCGACGTCTATCTGGAGG AAACCGAGAAGAAGTTGAGCCTTGACATGAGGGATGAAGTTTCCGGAGACTTTTCCACAGCGCTGCTCCTCCTGGCCGAG ggcACAAGGGACGAGAACACCACCGTCGATACGGAGAAAGCAAACGCAGACGCTAAG ACCCTCTACGAAGCTGGGGAGGAGAAGTGGGGAACCGATGAATCTAAATTTGTTGACATCCTCTGCCAGAGAAGTATACCTCAACTGAGACAAA CTCTGGTTGAATACAAGAACATCAGTGGAAAGACTCTGCAGCAGAGCATCGAGGGAGAGATGTCgggggagctggaggagctgctggtggCTATAG TGAAATGTGTGAAGAGCGTCCCGGCCTACTTTGCAGAACGCCTGTATGAGAGCATGAAG ggTGGTGGAACAGACGAGTCCACTCTGAACCGGATCATGGTGAGCCGGTCTGAGATCGACATGCTGGACATCAGAGCCGAGTTCAAGAAGCTCTACGAGTACTCGCTGCACTCCGCCATCAAG TCAGATATGTCGGGCGTCCTCGGGGACTGTGTGGAGGCCATCTGTGGAGGAGACGATAACTAA